The proteins below are encoded in one region of Prevotella melaninogenica ATCC 25845:
- a CDS encoding beta-N-acetylglucosaminidase domain-containing protein produces MKQKKLLVTFVLGMCALTAAHAQDNDFDLGSQRSEVQLVNPVPGKKIDHQGLVINPTPRYVKLTGEGTVDISGGVKLDQPQPARKQSWDYWTDLNFLSRADKGLPMKIQLVKIPVVLDKIGQSDATTDGAYTLKITKKGITLLAAYDLGVFYGIQTLRQIMENPSVEGGKKLPCLEIGDAPVFAYRGVVEGFYGTPWSHAVRLSLIDFYGKYKMNTYIYGPKDDPYHSSPNWRLPYPENEMKDIKELVAACKKNRVDFVWAIHPGKDIKWNEEDYQNLMHKLDLMYQAGVKSFAIFFDDISGEGTNPNRQVELLNRLTKEFVKAKGDVAPLIICPTDYSKLWAKADENGPLSIYGKTLDPSVRVFWTGDVVCSDVTKSTLDWVDSRIKRPAFFWWNYAVTDYVRNLVLQGPVYGLDTSLTDKDMCGLVSNPMEHGEASKLSLYSVADYTWNPSVYNPIDSWERGLEVMMPRAKEAYRTFAIHSADTETGYRRDESWETETFRLADYTQQKRDKLYEEFVRVAKVPAEFEAGCTNEQLIKELKPWLVEFGKVGERGKSAIELMDLYRSGDNLKFWSKYVKSRMSAEDKKAYEAHKSGTMKLQPFYDFAMDDLGDAFYEKLSGEKAFTLRGIGSYKNLKTTQAGLMFDGDSITHYTSGEAQKAGDWMGVALPEPMAVREVHILQGRNSTDDCDFYDHAALEYSVDGKTWNTMLGDMKNQYDILWQGDPVQARYIRLRRLDSDRKNWASIRSFVVVPAGAASLEFENSKAGSSDVLLAFDHQPGTSFKNTGAVSFEVPSGMTSYTFMLSLPEGGSVRVCQYDKRNKLKAEFTSNEPFFTVDVAKKVTRMELIGKAEVFEIIPKK; encoded by the coding sequence ATGAAACAAAAGAAACTTTTAGTGACCTTCGTATTGGGTATGTGTGCCCTTACGGCAGCTCATGCACAGGATAATGACTTCGATTTAGGCAGTCAGCGTTCGGAAGTGCAGTTAGTTAATCCTGTTCCTGGTAAGAAGATTGACCATCAGGGACTCGTTATTAATCCTACACCACGTTACGTGAAACTGACAGGCGAGGGAACAGTAGACATCAGTGGTGGTGTTAAACTTGACCAACCGCAGCCTGCTCGTAAGCAGAGTTGGGACTATTGGACTGACCTTAACTTCCTTTCTCGTGCTGATAAGGGTCTTCCAATGAAGATACAATTAGTAAAGATACCAGTGGTTCTGGATAAGATCGGTCAGAGTGATGCTACTACTGACGGTGCCTACACACTGAAAATTACTAAGAAGGGAATCACACTTCTGGCTGCTTATGACTTAGGAGTATTCTATGGTATACAGACTTTGCGCCAGATTATGGAGAACCCATCCGTAGAAGGCGGTAAGAAACTTCCTTGTTTGGAAATCGGCGATGCACCAGTATTTGCCTATCGTGGTGTTGTGGAGGGTTTCTATGGTACACCATGGTCGCACGCAGTACGCCTGTCATTGATTGACTTCTACGGTAAGTACAAGATGAATACTTATATCTATGGACCAAAGGATGACCCTTATCACAGTTCTCCTAACTGGCGTCTGCCTTATCCAGAGAATGAGATGAAGGACATCAAGGAACTTGTTGCAGCCTGCAAGAAGAACCGTGTAGACTTCGTTTGGGCTATTCATCCAGGTAAGGATATCAAATGGAATGAGGAAGACTATCAGAATCTTATGCACAAACTTGACCTCATGTATCAAGCTGGTGTGAAGTCATTTGCTATCTTCTTTGATGATATTTCAGGCGAGGGAACCAACCCTAACCGACAAGTTGAGCTGTTGAATCGTTTGACAAAGGAGTTTGTAAAGGCGAAGGGCGACGTTGCTCCGCTGATTATTTGTCCTACAGACTATTCTAAGTTGTGGGCAAAGGCAGATGAGAATGGGCCTTTGAGCATCTATGGTAAGACCCTCGACCCTTCTGTTCGTGTGTTCTGGACAGGCGATGTTGTTTGTAGCGATGTGACAAAGAGTACACTCGATTGGGTGGATAGTCGCATCAAGCGTCCTGCTTTCTTCTGGTGGAACTATGCCGTAACAGACTATGTTCGCAACCTTGTATTGCAGGGTCCTGTTTATGGTTTAGACACTTCACTCACCGATAAGGATATGTGTGGACTCGTCAGCAACCCAATGGAGCATGGAGAAGCTTCAAAACTCTCTCTCTATAGTGTAGCTGATTATACATGGAATCCATCTGTTTATAACCCAATCGACAGCTGGGAGCGTGGCTTGGAGGTAATGATGCCACGTGCAAAGGAGGCTTATCGCACCTTCGCCATCCATTCTGCTGATACTGAAACAGGTTATCGTCGTGACGAGTCTTGGGAGACTGAGACCTTCCGTCTTGCTGATTACACACAGCAGAAGCGTGATAAACTCTACGAGGAGTTTGTACGTGTGGCTAAGGTACCTGCTGAGTTTGAGGCTGGTTGTACCAACGAGCAGCTCATCAAGGAGTTGAAACCATGGCTTGTTGAGTTTGGTAAGGTAGGTGAGCGTGGTAAGAGCGCTATTGAATTGATGGACCTCTATCGTAGTGGTGACAACTTGAAGTTCTGGAGTAAGTATGTTAAGAGCCGTATGTCTGCAGAAGATAAGAAAGCTTACGAGGCTCATAAGTCGGGAACTATGAAGTTGCAGCCATTCTACGACTTCGCAATGGACGACCTTGGTGATGCCTTCTATGAGAAGCTTTCAGGTGAAAAGGCATTCACACTACGTGGTATCGGTTCTTATAAGAATCTTAAGACTACCCAAGCTGGTTTGATGTTCGATGGCGATAGCATAACACATTACACCTCTGGTGAGGCTCAGAAGGCTGGTGACTGGATGGGTGTAGCCCTCCCTGAACCAATGGCAGTACGTGAGGTGCATATCCTTCAGGGTCGTAACTCTACTGATGATTGCGACTTCTATGACCATGCAGCACTTGAGTATTCTGTTGACGGCAAGACATGGAATACCATGTTGGGCGATATGAAGAACCAGTATGATATCCTTTGGCAGGGCGATCCAGTGCAAGCACGTTATATTCGCTTGCGTCGTCTCGACTCAGACCGTAAGAACTGGGCTTCTATTCGTTCGTTCGTAGTGGTACCTGCTGGTGCAGCTTCGCTTGAGTTTGAGAATTCTAAGGCTGGATCAAGCGATGTTCTTCTTGCGTTCGATCATCAGCCTGGTACATCTTTCAAGAATACAGGTGCTGTTTCGTTCGAGGTACCAAGTGGTATGACTTCTTACACCTTCATGCTTTCATTGCCAGAGGGTGGTTCTGTTCGCGTTTGCCAGTATGATAAGCGCAACAAGCTGAAGGCTGAATTCACTTCTAATGAGCCTTTCTTCACTGTTGATGTGGCAAAGAAAGTAACACGTATGGAGTTGATTGGCAAGGCAGAAGTGTTCGAGATTATTCCAAAGAAGTAA
- a CDS encoding succinate dehydrogenase/fumarate reductase cytochrome b subunit, whose product MWLINSSIGRKVIMSVTGMALILFMTFHCCMNLVALFSGEAYNMICELLGANWYAVAATAGLGALAVCHIVYAFILTAQNRRARGDNRYAVTEKPATVEWASQNMLVLGIIVLLGLGLHFFNFWYNMMFAELTHIDVPFHPADGFSYIQYTFSKPVYVVLYVIWIAALWFHLSHGFWSAMQTVGINGKVWFNRWKTIGNIYVTLLMLGFLIVVLAFAFHCAPSLCCAA is encoded by the coding sequence ATGTGGTTAATCAATTCATCTATTGGTAGAAAGGTGATTATGTCAGTTACTGGCATGGCCCTGATCCTATTCATGACGTTCCACTGCTGTATGAATCTTGTTGCGCTCTTCTCAGGAGAGGCATACAACATGATTTGTGAGCTGTTGGGTGCCAACTGGTATGCAGTAGCAGCTACTGCTGGTCTTGGCGCATTGGCAGTTTGTCACATCGTTTATGCGTTCATTCTTACAGCGCAAAACCGCCGTGCACGTGGTGACAATCGTTATGCTGTTACAGAGAAGCCTGCAACTGTAGAGTGGGCAAGCCAGAACATGCTTGTTCTCGGTATTATTGTGTTGCTTGGTCTTGGACTTCACTTCTTTAACTTCTGGTACAACATGATGTTTGCAGAGCTCACACATATCGATGTACCTTTCCACCCAGCTGATGGTTTTTCTTACATTCAGTACACTTTCTCTAAGCCTGTGTACGTAGTTCTTTATGTAATCTGGATTGCTGCATTGTGGTTCCACCTCTCTCACGGTTTCTGGAGTGCTATGCAGACAGTTGGTATCAATGGTAAAGTATGGTTCAACCGTTGGAAGACCATTGGTAACATCTATGTTACTCTGTTGATGCTTGGCTTCCTCATTGTAGTTCTTGCATTTGCTTTCCATTGTGCACCAAGCCTTTGCTGTGCTGCATAA
- a CDS encoding fumarate reductase/succinate dehydrogenase flavoprotein subunit has translation MTKILDSKIPAGPVAEKWTNYKAHQRLVNPKNKLKLDVIVVGTGLAGASAAASLGEMGFNVYNFCIQDSPRRAHSIAAQGGINAAKNYQNDGDSVYRLFYDTVKGGDYRAREANVYRLAEVSNDIIDQCVAQGVPFAREYGGMLANRSFGGAQVSRTFYAKGQTGQQLLLGAYSSLSAQVATGKVKLYTRYEMEDVVIVDGHARGIIAKNLVTGKLERFTANAVVIATGGYGNAYFLSTNAMGCNCTAAIQCYRKGAYMANPSYVQIHPTCIPVHGDKQSKLTLMSESLRNDGRIWVPKKLEDAKALQAGTKKGSDIPEEDRDYYLERRYPAFGNLVPRDVASRAAKERCDHGFGVNNTGLAVFLDFSESINRLGIDTILQRYGNLFDMYEEITDVNPGELANEINGVKYYNPMMIFPAIHYTMGGIWVDYELMTTVPGLFAIGECNFSDHGANRLGASALMQGLADGYFVLPYTIQNYLADQALWAKVPIDRPEFDEAEKAVMAETDRLMGIQGKRSVDSLHKELGHIMWEYVGMGRTKEGLEEGLKQLKALREEFNSNLFIPGKKEGLNVELDKAIHLRDFILMGELVAYDALHREESCGGHFREEHQTEEGEAKRDDENFFYVGCWEYQGDDTKTPELIKEPLEYEAIKVQTRNYKN, from the coding sequence ATGACAAAGATATTAGATTCCAAAATACCAGCAGGTCCTGTAGCCGAGAAGTGGACTAACTACAAGGCACATCAGCGTTTGGTTAACCCAAAGAATAAACTGAAACTGGATGTTATCGTTGTTGGTACAGGTCTGGCTGGTGCCAGTGCTGCCGCTTCTCTCGGTGAGATGGGCTTCAACGTATATAACTTCTGCATCCAAGACTCACCACGTCGTGCACACTCTATCGCTGCACAGGGTGGTATCAATGCTGCAAAGAACTATCAGAATGATGGTGACTCAGTTTACCGTCTTTTCTACGATACTGTAAAGGGTGGTGACTATCGTGCTCGTGAAGCTAACGTTTATCGTTTGGCTGAGGTGTCAAACGACATTATCGACCAGTGCGTTGCACAGGGAGTTCCATTCGCTCGTGAGTATGGTGGTATGCTTGCTAACCGTTCTTTCGGTGGTGCACAGGTAAGCCGTACTTTCTATGCAAAGGGTCAGACCGGTCAGCAGTTGTTGCTCGGTGCTTACTCTTCATTGAGTGCACAGGTTGCTACAGGTAAGGTAAAGCTCTATACTCGTTATGAGATGGAGGACGTAGTTATCGTTGACGGTCACGCTCGTGGTATCATTGCTAAGAACCTTGTGACTGGTAAGTTGGAGCGTTTCACAGCTAATGCTGTTGTTATCGCTACTGGTGGTTATGGTAACGCATACTTCCTTTCAACCAACGCTATGGGTTGTAACTGTACAGCTGCTATCCAGTGCTACCGTAAGGGTGCTTATATGGCTAACCCATCTTACGTTCAGATTCACCCAACTTGTATCCCTGTACACGGTGATAAGCAGTCTAAGCTGACCCTTATGTCAGAGTCTCTGCGTAATGATGGCCGTATCTGGGTTCCTAAGAAGCTCGAAGATGCTAAGGCATTGCAGGCAGGAACGAAGAAGGGATCTGATATTCCAGAGGAAGATCGCGACTACTACTTGGAGCGTCGTTACCCAGCATTCGGTAACCTCGTACCTCGTGACGTTGCATCACGTGCTGCTAAGGAGCGTTGCGACCATGGTTTCGGTGTTAACAACACTGGTCTTGCTGTGTTCCTCGACTTCTCTGAGTCTATCAACCGCCTTGGTATCGATACAATTCTTCAGCGTTATGGTAACCTCTTCGATATGTATGAGGAGATTACAGACGTTAATCCAGGCGAACTCGCTAATGAGATTAACGGCGTGAAGTACTATAATCCAATGATGATCTTCCCTGCTATCCACTACACAATGGGTGGTATCTGGGTTGACTATGAGCTGATGACAACCGTTCCAGGTCTGTTTGCTATTGGTGAGTGTAACTTCTCTGACCATGGTGCTAACCGTCTTGGTGCTTCTGCTTTGATGCAGGGTCTTGCTGATGGTTACTTCGTATTGCCATATACTATTCAGAACTACCTTGCTGATCAGGCACTCTGGGCAAAGGTTCCAATCGACCGTCCTGAGTTTGATGAGGCTGAGAAGGCTGTTATGGCTGAGACAGATCGTTTGATGGGTATCCAGGGTAAGCGTTCTGTTGACTCACTCCACAAGGAACTCGGTCACATTATGTGGGAGTATGTAGGTATGGGTCGTACCAAGGAAGGTCTTGAGGAAGGTCTTAAGCAGTTGAAGGCTCTTCGTGAGGAGTTCAACTCTAACCTCTTTATTCCTGGTAAGAAGGAAGGCTTGAATGTTGAGCTTGACAAGGCAATTCACCTCCGTGACTTCATCCTTATGGGTGAGCTCGTAGCTTATGATGCATTGCATCGTGAGGAGAGTTGTGGTGGTCACTTCCGTGAGGAGCACCAGACTGAGGAAGGTGAGGCTAAGCGTGACGACGAGAACTTCTTCTATGTTGGCTGCTGGGAGTATCAGGGCGATGACACCAAGACCCCAGAACTCATCAAGGAACCTCTCGAGTATGAGGCAATCAAGGTACAAACACGTAATTACAAGAACTAA
- a CDS encoding succinate dehydrogenase/fumarate reductase iron-sulfur subunit encodes MAKNISFTIKYWKQNGPQDQGHFDTHEMKNIPDDTSFLEMLDILNEELIAAGDEPFVFDHDCREGICGMCSLYINGTPHGKTERGATTCQLYMRRFNDGDVITVEPWRSAGFPVIKDCMVDRTAFDKIIQAGGYTTIRTGQAQDANAILISKDNADEAMDCATCIGCGACVAACKNGSAMLFVSSKVSQLALLPQGKPEAAKRAKAMVAKMDEVGFGNCTNTRACEAVCPKNEKIANIARLNREFIKAKFAD; translated from the coding sequence ATGGCAAAGAATATATCATTCACAATTAAGTATTGGAAGCAGAATGGTCCACAGGATCAGGGTCATTTCGATACACATGAGATGAAGAATATCCCAGATGACACCTCATTCCTTGAGATGCTTGACATCCTTAATGAGGAGTTGATTGCTGCTGGTGATGAACCATTCGTCTTCGACCACGACTGCCGCGAAGGTATCTGCGGTATGTGTTCACTCTATATCAACGGTACTCCACACGGTAAGACTGAACGCGGTGCAACAACCTGTCAGCTTTATATGCGCCGTTTCAACGATGGTGATGTTATCACTGTTGAGCCATGGCGTTCAGCTGGTTTTCCAGTAATCAAGGACTGTATGGTAGACCGTACAGCATTCGATAAGATTATTCAGGCTGGTGGTTACACAACAATCCGTACCGGTCAGGCACAGGATGCTAACGCTATTCTTATCTCTAAGGACAATGCTGATGAGGCTATGGACTGTGCAACATGTATCGGTTGTGGTGCTTGTGTTGCTGCATGTAAGAATGGTTCTGCAATGCTCTTCGTTTCATCTAAGGTAAGCCAGTTGGCTCTCTTGCCACAGGGTAAGCCTGAGGCTGCTAAGCGTGCTAAGGCAATGGTTGCTAAGATGGATGAGGTTGGCTTCGGTAACTGTACTAACACACGTGCTTGCGAGGCTGTTTGTCCTAAGAACGAGAAGATTGCTAACATCGCTCGTTTGAACCGTGAGTTCATCAAGGCAAAGTTTGCTGATTAA
- a CDS encoding serine/threonine protein kinase — MSENKLSTNEQAQTADAPVKASYTEYKVIPSQGYCMIVKCRKGDQTVVLKTLKEEYRERVLLRNALKREFKQCQRLNHSGIIRYQGLVEVDGYGLCIEEEYVEGRTLQAYLKENHTDDEKIAIINQIADALRYAHQQGVIHRNLKPSNVLVTTQGDYVKLIDFSVLSPEDVKPTADTTRFMAPEMKDETLTADATADIYSLGTIMKVMGLTLAYSEVIKRCCAFKRSDRYSNIDELFADLNNEGSSFSMPKIGKGTVVLGLIIAVVIGVGALLYNYGGALIDQVGKIDVSSVFSSDAETAPEDTVKVNTAEQSDSLSTEAEAPATGKLAFMNRMKPALYKDLDNIFEKNSADKAKLTKAIKTYYRGLIQANDTLDNEQRAEVDRVFGDYVKQKKAALN; from the coding sequence ATGAGTGAGAACAAACTTTCCACTAACGAACAGGCACAGACTGCCGATGCTCCAGTAAAGGCCAGTTATACTGAATATAAAGTTATTCCATCACAGGGATATTGTATGATTGTGAAGTGTCGCAAGGGCGACCAGACAGTCGTATTGAAGACTCTAAAGGAAGAATATCGTGAGCGTGTGTTGCTTCGTAATGCATTGAAGCGTGAGTTTAAGCAATGTCAACGACTCAATCACTCTGGTATTATTCGCTATCAAGGGTTGGTTGAGGTTGATGGTTACGGACTTTGTATAGAGGAAGAGTATGTTGAAGGACGTACTTTGCAGGCTTATCTCAAGGAAAATCATACTGACGATGAGAAGATTGCTATCATCAATCAGATTGCTGATGCACTGCGTTATGCACATCAGCAAGGGGTTATTCATCGTAATTTGAAGCCTTCAAATGTGCTTGTTACAACACAGGGTGATTATGTAAAACTCATTGATTTCAGTGTTCTTTCACCTGAAGATGTTAAGCCTACAGCTGATACAACTCGCTTTATGGCACCAGAGATGAAGGACGAGACGTTGACAGCAGACGCTACAGCCGACATCTATTCGCTCGGTACTATTATGAAAGTGATGGGCTTGACGTTAGCTTACAGCGAGGTAATCAAGCGTTGTTGTGCTTTCAAGCGAAGCGATCGTTATAGCAATATTGATGAGCTCTTTGCTGATTTGAACAATGAAGGCTCTTCGTTCAGTATGCCAAAGATTGGTAAAGGTACTGTTGTCTTAGGCTTGATAATTGCTGTTGTTATTGGAGTCGGTGCGTTGCTTTATAACTATGGCGGTGCATTGATTGACCAAGTAGGTAAGATTGATGTGTCATCTGTCTTTAGTTCTGATGCTGAAACGGCTCCAGAAGATACAGTGAAGGTGAATACAGCAGAGCAATCTGATAGTCTTTCTACTGAAGCTGAGGCTCCTGCAACAGGTAAGCTTGCCTTTATGAATAGGATGAAGCCAGCCCTTTACAAGGACCTTGACAATATCTTTGAGAAGAACTCTGCAGATAAAGCAAAGTTGACAAAGGCTATCAAAACCTATTATCGTGGATTGATTCAAGCTAACGATACACTCGACAATGAGCAGCGTGCTGAGGTAGATCGCGTATTTGGCGATTATGTTAAGCAGAAGAAGGCTGCATTAAACTAA
- a CDS encoding M15 family metallopeptidase: MKRVFYLLFAAIFFAGSMHAQTPTMSRRQAAGRSMEQQGLVNIKHVVPSIKVALMYARTDNFCNRVLYHDLRDAYVLPACAEALRKAQAELKRRRPDLSLCIFDATRPMSVQQTMWNTVKDTPKYFYVSNPAHGGGMHNYGMAVDISICKASWNDATWRDGATRCLIDTIPMGVKVDHMGIASHIDKENDLIARRLISREALANRRLLREVMSAAGFMPLRTEWWHFNLCTRAWAKQNLRVVR; encoded by the coding sequence ATGAAACGAGTCTTTTATCTGCTATTTGCAGCCATATTCTTTGCTGGTAGTATGCACGCACAGACACCAACGATGAGTCGTCGGCAGGCTGCTGGTCGGTCAATGGAGCAGCAGGGGTTGGTAAATATAAAGCATGTTGTACCTTCTATCAAGGTGGCTTTGATGTATGCTCGTACAGATAACTTCTGTAATCGTGTACTCTATCATGACCTTCGTGATGCCTACGTGCTGCCCGCTTGTGCAGAAGCATTGCGTAAAGCGCAGGCGGAGTTGAAGCGTCGTCGTCCTGATTTGAGCCTTTGTATCTTCGATGCCACACGACCGATGAGCGTACAGCAGACGATGTGGAATACAGTGAAAGATACCCCAAAGTATTTCTATGTGTCTAATCCTGCGCACGGAGGAGGTATGCATAACTATGGGATGGCTGTAGACATCAGTATCTGCAAGGCCTCATGGAATGATGCTACATGGCGTGATGGTGCCACACGTTGCTTGATAGATACGATTCCAATGGGTGTGAAGGTAGACCACATGGGGATAGCCAGTCATATTGATAAAGAAAATGACCTCATTGCCCGTCGTCTTATCTCTCGTGAGGCATTAGCTAACCGCAGACTCCTTCGTGAGGTGATGAGTGCTGCCGGTTTCATGCCTTTACGTACCGAGTGGTGGCACTTCAACCTTTGTACAAGGGCTTGGGCAAAGCAGAATTTGAGGGTGGTGAGGTAA